A stretch of the Lineus longissimus chromosome 10, tnLinLong1.2, whole genome shotgun sequence genome encodes the following:
- the LOC135494841 gene encoding sulfotransferase 1E1-like, with the protein MSGKRFNHVLPGEHVYEGVLFFCYTPPDILDAVKEFEPRDDDVFIVTYPKAGTTWLQEVAWLIMNEGDFGGAQKKQVYFRSPFLEFKDEVLNEVGLDLAAQVPPPRVIKTHLPVKLAPEKLWTKSPKILILFRNPKDLLVSYYHFYRSSSSFGDFQGSWPEFYDMFIDGHVDHGSWFDFTKSWWDKRDHPNVHIVFYEDMKENLTAAISGMCKFLEKPLSEDTIRQIAEHTTFDNMRKNPMTNHEDVYSINSKVSPLLRKGQVGDWKNHFTVFQNEIFDKVYDVRMNGYDIPFRYEL; encoded by the exons ATGTCTGGTAAACGCTTCAACCACGTGCTACCGGGGGAACATGTCTACGAGGGCGTCCTCTTCTTCTGTTACACTCCGCCGGATATCCTGGACGCCGTGAAGGAGTTTGAGCCACGGGATGATGACGTATTCATCGTGACCTATCCAAAGGCCG GAACAACATGGCTACAAGAAGTCGCCTGGCTCATCATGAATGAGGGAGATTTTGGAGGCGCCCAGAAGAAGCAAGTCTACTTCCGGTCGCCATTTTTAGAGTTTAAGGACGAAGTCCTGAACGAGGTCGGCCTCGATTTGGCAGCGCAGGTACCGCCTCCTAGAGTCATAAAGACGCACCTGCCAGTGAAGCTCGCTCCTGAGAAGCTTTGGACCAAAAGTCCTAAG ATCTTGATTCTGTTCCGTAACCCCAAGGATCTCCTGGTGTCCTACTACCATTTCTACCGCAGCAGCTCCAGCTTTGGCGATTTCCAGGGAAGCTGGCCAGAGTTTTACGATATGTTTATTGACGGCCACG TTGACCACGGGTCGTGGTTCGATTTCACCAAGAGCTGGTGGGATAAGAGAGACCATCCAAACGTCCATATTGTTTTCTATGAGGACATGAAAGAG AACCTTACTGCCGCCATAAGCGGCATGTGCAAGTTCCTAGAAAAGCCTCTGAGCGAGGACACCATTCGGCAGATAGCGGAGCATACAACATTTGACAACATGCGCAAGAACCCCATGACAAATCACGAAGATGTGTATTCAATCAACAGCAAGGTCTCGCCACTTTTACGGAAGG GTCAAGTCGGTGACTGGAAAAATCATTTCACGGTCTTCCAGAATGAGATCTTCGATAAAGTGTATGACGTGAGGATGAATGGTTACGATATACCCTTCAGATATGAACTATAA
- the LOC135495143 gene encoding uncharacterized protein LOC135495143, translated as MRIAAVFCIVLLCGAGAKADVLDDLLAALKPIAGQALQGTSSLVMQYLQDFLNNNAIGKRDLSPMQIQAFIQQASQTILAHLGPAKDAILANLQKLFEHAKQISSLSWVNKGTSKRELLESVDVVVEQTKRQMTKDLNTIVNQLLQALSGVAQTVLGQVGQQLVDQINKPSNVIGKRAIIDYLQPHIDTITGIASNIGSALSGHATNVWNTVQGHVNTLGTALQPHIDTISGHVSNIIGHGQNGIDAIQDAVTDILNQTFQNISGNVSGIADAGSAAVGTVVDHVSGAVGGK; from the exons ATGCGTATCGCTGCCGTTTTCTGTATCGTGCTCCTGTGCGGAGCTGGCGCCAAGGCTGATGTTCTTGACGACCTTCTCGCTGCTCTTAAGCCTATCGCTGGCCAGGCTCTTCAGG GAACTAGCTCCCTAGTAATGCAATACCTCCAAGATTTCCTCAACAACAATGCAATCGGCAAACGCGACCTCAGCCCTATGCAGATCCAGGCGTTCATCCAGCAGGCCTCGCAGACCATCCTGGCCCACCTAGGGCCCGCCAAGGACGCCATCCTCGCCAACCTCCAGAAGCTCTTTGAGCATGCCAAGCAGATCTCTTCCCTCTCGTGGGTGAACAAGGGAACATCCAAGAGGGAGCTCCTCGAGAGCGTCGATGTTGTCGTAG AGCAGACCAAGAGGCAGATGACCAAGGACCTGAACACCATCGTTAACCAGCTCCTCCAAGCTCTCAGCGGTGTCGCCCAGACTGTACTCGGACAGGTTGGACAGCAGCTGGTCGACCAGATCAACAAGCCCTCAAACGTCATCGGAAAGCGCGCCATCATCGATTATCTCCAGCCCCATATTGACACCATCACTGGA ATTGCAAGCAACATCGGAAGTGCCCTCTCCGGCCACGCCACCAACGTTTGGAACACGGTCCAGGGACACGTCAACACGCTTGGCACCGCCCTTCAGCCCCACATTGACACAATCTCCGGCCATGTCTCCAACATCATCGGCCACGGCCAGAACGGAATTGATGCCATCCAAGATGCTGTCACTGATATCCTCA ACCAGACCTTCCAGAACATCTCCGGAAACGTATCTGGAATCGCCGATGCCGGAAGTGCCGCTGTTGGTACCGTCGTCGACCACGTATCAGGAGCCGTCGGAGGCAAATAG